A single region of the Marinobacter salinisoli genome encodes:
- a CDS encoding MotA/TolQ/ExbB proton channel family protein encodes MFELLKAGGILMVPIVACSILALAIILERFWTLRPSRVAPNQSVNELWRWIKKKELNGRKLKALQASSPMGRILAGGLLNAKHGREIMKESIEHEASQVIHDLERFLNPLGTVATVTPLLGLLGTVIGMIKVFAEIQLSGVGNAGNLAGGISEALITTAAGLSVAIPALIAHRYFIRRVDELVVGMEQEAIKLVEVVHGDREIDVEGA; translated from the coding sequence GTGTTTGAGCTGTTAAAAGCCGGTGGCATTTTGATGGTGCCGATTGTTGCCTGTTCCATTCTGGCACTTGCGATTATCCTGGAGCGGTTCTGGACCCTTCGTCCTTCCAGAGTGGCACCTAACCAGTCCGTCAATGAACTCTGGCGCTGGATCAAAAAGAAGGAGCTCAACGGCCGCAAGCTGAAGGCGTTGCAGGCATCATCTCCGATGGGTCGCATTCTTGCTGGTGGTTTGCTCAACGCCAAACATGGTCGGGAGATCATGAAAGAAAGCATCGAGCACGAAGCCAGCCAGGTGATCCACGATCTCGAACGCTTCCTGAACCCGCTCGGCACCGTGGCCACCGTGACGCCTTTGCTTGGTCTTTTGGGCACTGTGATCGGTATGATCAAAGTGTTCGCCGAAATTCAGCTTTCCGGCGTCGGTAATGCCGGAAACCTGGCCGGCGGTATCTCTGAAGCTCTGATTACCACCGCGGCCGGTCTGAGTGTTGCCATCCCGGCCCTGATTGCCCACCGTTATTTTATCCGCCGAGTGGATGAACTGGTGGTTGGTATGGAACAGGAGGCCATTAAACTGGTCGAGGTGGTTCACGGGGACCGTGAAATCGACGTAGAGGGAGCCTGA
- a CDS encoding ExbD/TolR family protein, whose protein sequence is MKFKRQRSQEVGVDLTPLIDVVFLLLIFFMVSTTFTRESHLQVELPEASAEPASPAEAEQIDVVINAEGQYMLNGRSLVNNRRETLERGVKELSGGDSSLPYIITADARTAHEFVVRAMDVAGRLGFAKLSITTERETETQ, encoded by the coding sequence GTGAAGTTCAAGCGCCAGAGAAGTCAGGAAGTCGGTGTCGATCTCACGCCCTTGATTGACGTGGTGTTCCTGTTGCTGATCTTTTTTATGGTCTCAACCACTTTCACCCGGGAAAGCCATCTTCAGGTGGAATTGCCCGAAGCCAGCGCTGAGCCGGCGTCGCCTGCCGAAGCGGAGCAGATTGATGTTGTCATCAACGCTGAGGGCCAGTACATGCTGAATGGCCGCTCGCTGGTGAACAACCGTCGGGAAACGCTGGAGCGTGGGGTCAAGGAATTGTCCGGTGGGGATAGCTCCCTGCCATACATCATCACGGCCGATGCCCGCACGGCCCACGAGTTTGTGGTCCGGGCCATGGACGTTGCCGGCCGTCTCGGGTTTGCTAAACTCAGCATCACGACCGAGCGGGAGACTGAGACTCAGTGA
- the msbA gene encoding lipid A export permease/ATP-binding protein MsbA, whose amino-acid sequence MSSSDPLPTAGQEVSPGSWETYKRLLAYVKPFWLAFSLAIVGNVIYAGASTGMAAAMEYVIQAIENPTDGNRILLTSIIVAVFALRGVGTFMSQYFINYVGRHVINALRSDVFNRLLTLPSRYFDDNASGRLVSKLTFNVEQVAEATTSAVTITLREGLTVVGLLGFMLYTNWKLTLIFLAVGPLIGAVVSYASKRFRRISKRIQGSMGDITHVASESIAGYRVVRTFGGEDYERQRFEEVNDRNLLQSLKMASTQAISVPVIQVLVAIAIAALVWTMLAPDIRDGMTTGQLVAFITAAATMAKPIRQVTSVHAKIQKGVAAAYDVFETIDEQPEQDPGTFAPERVKGNIRFDDVSFRYRNQLDNVLEGISIEIPEGQSVALVGKSGSGKSTLVSLLPRFYEYTGGEIFIDDHALRDYTLKALRAQIALVTQNVVLFNDTIAANIAYGALRDCSREEIRQAARKAHALEFIERMPEGLDTMIGDNGVMLSGGQRQRLAIARALLKDAPILILDEATSALDTESERHIQEALETVMQGRTTLVIAHRLSTIEKADRILVMDNGGIVESGRHDELLAAGGAYAQLHQMQFSEQA is encoded by the coding sequence GTGAGCAGCAGCGATCCTCTACCCACTGCGGGCCAGGAGGTGTCGCCCGGCAGCTGGGAAACCTATAAACGCCTGCTGGCCTACGTGAAGCCATTCTGGCTGGCGTTTTCGCTGGCTATTGTCGGCAACGTTATCTATGCAGGCGCGTCTACCGGCATGGCTGCGGCCATGGAATACGTCATCCAGGCCATCGAAAACCCCACGGACGGCAACCGGATACTGCTGACCTCGATCATTGTGGCGGTGTTTGCCCTGCGTGGCGTTGGCACCTTCATGAGCCAGTATTTCATCAACTACGTCGGACGGCATGTGATCAATGCCCTGCGCAGTGATGTCTTCAATCGCCTGCTGACACTCCCGTCCCGTTATTTTGACGACAACGCTTCCGGGCGCCTTGTCTCGAAACTGACCTTTAATGTCGAACAGGTGGCGGAGGCCACGACCAGCGCCGTGACCATCACCCTGAGGGAAGGCTTGACGGTGGTCGGCTTGCTCGGCTTTATGCTGTATACCAACTGGAAACTCACCCTGATCTTTCTGGCGGTTGGCCCGTTGATCGGTGCCGTGGTCAGTTACGCCAGTAAGCGCTTCCGGCGCATCAGTAAGCGGATCCAGGGCTCGATGGGGGATATTACCCACGTAGCTTCCGAGTCTATTGCCGGTTACCGGGTGGTTCGAACCTTCGGCGGCGAAGACTACGAACGCCAGCGTTTCGAAGAGGTCAACGATCGCAATCTCCTGCAGAGCCTGAAAATGGCCTCAACGCAGGCCATCAGCGTGCCGGTGATTCAGGTATTGGTGGCCATCGCCATCGCCGCGCTGGTCTGGACTATGCTGGCGCCAGACATCCGTGATGGCATGACCACCGGGCAACTGGTGGCATTCATCACCGCGGCCGCAACCATGGCCAAGCCCATCAGGCAGGTCACCTCGGTGCACGCCAAGATTCAGAAAGGCGTTGCCGCCGCGTACGATGTGTTTGAAACCATTGATGAACAACCGGAGCAGGACCCGGGCACGTTTGCCCCTGAGCGGGTCAAAGGCAATATCCGCTTCGACGATGTCTCGTTTCGTTATCGGAACCAGCTCGACAATGTGCTGGAAGGGATCTCGATTGAGATACCCGAGGGCCAGAGCGTGGCGCTGGTTGGCAAGTCCGGCAGTGGTAAATCCACCCTGGTCAGTCTTCTGCCCCGGTTTTACGAATACACCGGTGGCGAGATCTTTATCGACGACCACGCCCTGCGTGATTACACACTGAAGGCGCTTCGCGCTCAGATTGCGCTGGTGACCCAGAACGTTGTGCTGTTTAACGACACGATTGCAGCCAATATCGCCTATGGCGCATTGAGGGACTGCAGTCGTGAGGAAATCCGGCAGGCGGCAAGAAAAGCCCACGCGCTGGAATTCATTGAGCGCATGCCAGAGGGGCTGGACACCATGATTGGTGATAACGGCGTGATGCTTTCCGGGGGGCAGCGCCAACGACTGGCCATCGCCAGGGCGCTGCTCAAGGACGCACCGATTCTGATTCTCGATGAAGCAACCTCGGCACTGGATACCGAGTCTGAGCGCCATATTCAGGAAGCGCTGGAGACCGTTATGCAGGGCCGCACCACACTGGTGATTGCGCACAGGTTGTCCACCATCGAGAAGGCTGACCGCATTCTGGTGATGGACAACGGCGGCATCGTTGAATCCGGGCGCCACGACGAACT